In Halogranum gelatinilyticum, the DNA window CTGGGCGATGGAGTCGATCATCCGGTCGCCGAGCTGGTGGTACTGGTCGGTCTCGCGGGCGGCCATCGCCCCCTCGCGGAGCAACTCGCCCATACGGCGGGCGTACCGCTCGCTGTTCGGGTATCGCTCGCGGATACGGTCGGTCGGGAGGGACGTGAGGGCACTAACGTCGTCGCCACTCGGCCGTCGGATATTGTAACGCGCCATACGTTACCAAGGCTGTCCGAAGCAAAAAGCCTAGCGTCGGCTGAGAGGTCCGAAAAAGCGGAAAAACCGAAGCGAGCGGCGCGTTACCGTTCGTCGAGCGGGACGAACTCCTGTTCCGTCTCGCCGATGTAGCGGGCACGCGGCCGGATGAGGCGGTTGTCGTCGTACTGTTCGAAGACGTGTGCGATCCAGCCGCTGACGCGCGACATCGCGAAGATGGGCGTGTAGATGTCGACCGGGATACCCATCTGGTAGTAGGTCGACGCGGAGTAGAAGTCGACGTTGGGTGCCAGCCCCTTCTCCTCGCCGATGTACTCCTCGATGGCGACGCTCATGTCGTACCACTTCATGTCGCCCGCGGCCTCGCCGAGTGCTTCGGACTTCTCGCCGAGGATCTTCGCGCGGGGGTCCTTGACGTTGTAGACGCGGTGGCCGAAGCCGGGGACGCGGCGGCCCTCTTCGAGTGCCTTGACGACCCATTCGGTCGGCTCCATGTCGGCCTCGTCGACCTCCTTGAGCATCCGCATCACGTTCTGGTTCGCCCCGCCGTGGAGGCTTCCGGCGAGCGTGCCGACGGCACTCGTGACGGCACTGTGGAGGTCCGTGAGCGTCGAGGCAGTGACCATCGCGGAGAACGTCGAGGCGTTCAGCCCGTGGTCGGCGTGGAGGACGAGTGCCATGTCGAACGTCTCGGCGAGCACCTCGTCCGGCTCCTCGTCGTTGAGCATGTAGAGGAAGTTCGCGGCGTGTGTCAGGTCCTCGCGCGGCGCGACGGGGTCGTCGCCCTGACGGATCCGCTGGAACGCGGCCAGCGCGGTCGGGATCTTCGACGTGATGCGACAGGCCTTCCGGATGTTCGCCTCGTCGTCGGTCACGTTCTCGAAGCCGTCGGCGTCGGCGTCGTAGGCCGAGAAGTCCGAGACGATGGTCCGAAGCGCGGCCATCGGGTCCTCGTCCTGTTCGGCGAGTTCGCGGACAGTCTCGTGGACGCCGTCTGCGAGTTCGCGCTCGGCGGCCATCGTCTCGCGGAACGACTCCAGCTCCTCGCGCGTCGGCAGTTCACCGTGCCAGAGGAGATAGACGACTTCTTCGTAGCTCGCGTTGCGCGCGAGGTCCTCGATGGTGTAGCCTCGGTAGACGAGTTTCCCGGCGTCGCCGTCGATGAAGCTGAGTTCCGACTCAGCGACGAGCACGCCTTCCAGCCCCCGCTTCAGTTCGTCTGACATACCCCAATGGTTCCGGACCGTCTCAAAAAAGCGTTACCGTTTTCGCGTTTCGTGCCACCATGTGTCGTCTTTTGTGTCCCTCTCCGTGAGCGACAGGTACATCACGGCCCACGTCGTTTAAATTCGGCAGATGAACCGTCGGACGGCAGGGCGGTCGGCGGCGACCCCGACCGGCCTGCCAGCAGCAGTGTATCAGAACCGAGCCGGGACCGCGTCGTCGCCGAGGCGCGCCCAGTGAGGCGAGCAACCCTTTTCTCACCGGGGCGTAAACGCCGAGTCATGGACCCTCGGGACGTCGAGTACGAGCCGGTCAGTGTGAAGGCGGTGCTCGCGGAGATGAAAGACACCGCAGAGCTGCTCATCGACCTCTCGTACTCCGCCGTCCTCCACCGCAGCACCGACATCGCCGAGGAGGTGCTCGAGCTCGAAGACCGGATGGACGTCCTCCAGCTCCAGGCGCGGATGAGCCTCCTCATGGCCGCCCGCACCCCCGACGACGCCGAAGCGCTCGCGCCCGTCCTCGGCGTCGTCGGCGCGGCCGAGAAGATATCCGACGCAGCGGGCGACATCGCGAAGATCGTCCTCGAAGACATCGGCCTGCCCGACGCGATGCGCGCGGCACTGCCCGAGGCCGTCGAGACGGTCGTCCGCGGGACCGTCGCCGCCGACTCGGCCTACGCGGGCGAGACGCTCGCCGCCGTCAACATGGAGACGGAGACGGGCGTCCGCGTCATCGCCATCCGCCGGCAGGGCGACTGGATCACGAACCCCGACCACGAGACGACGCTCGAAGCCGGTGACGTGGTCCTCCTGCGCGGGCTGGAAGAGGGCATCGCGACGGTCTACGAGACCGCGACGGGCACCGCCTACGAACCCCCCGAGATATCCGAGTCGACCATCGAAGACCTCGAACGCGCGGTCGACTCCATCGTCCTGATGAAGAACATGAGCGAACTCGCGGTCGACCTCGCCTACGGGGCCGTCCTCTTCGACAGCGAGGGCGTCGCCGAGGAGGTCGCGGAACTGGAAGCCGAGGTCGACGCGCTCGAATCGCGCTTCGAGGCGTGGACGCTCCGCGCCGCGAGTCGCGTCGAGGACCCCATCTCGCTACGCGGGCTAATGCATCTCGCGGGCGCGACGGAGGTCATCAGCGACGCCGCACTCGAAATCAGTGAGGGCGTCCTCCGCGGGATGGACACCCACCCCGTCGTCGCCGCCGCCGTCGAGGAGTCCGATGAGATCATCGTCCGGCTGACCGTCGGCGCGGGAAGCCCGCTCGCGAACGCGACGCTCGGCGACAAGATGGTCCGGACGGAGACCGGGATGCGCGTCATCGCGGTCCGCCGGCCCGACGGCGGCGAGTGGGTCGTCTCACCCGGCCCGGCGACGAAGCTCACGCCGGGCGACGTCATCATCGCGAAGGGGACGCGCGCGGCCGCAGAACAGCTGAGCGAACTCGCGGGCGAACCGCAGGACTACCACGACTGAGCGATTAGACGTCTAGACTTCTTGGGCGAGCCGGTAGGCCGACACCAGCGTCAACAGTGCCGTGACGAGCATCGCGCTCGTCGTCGCCAGTACGAACGCGAGGAAGACGAACCAGCCCTGCGGCCCGAGAATCGGATACTCGCGCGTGCCGAGGACCGGCCCGAGCAGTTCGAACACCCGGATGAGATAGACCGAGACTGCCAAGAGAAGGCCGACGGCGACGCCGATCGTGGCGTTCCGCGGGACGTTCAACGCCTGGACGAGTCCGCCCGACGGCGGCCGTTCGGGGATGTCGTCGCTCACGACTGAGGGTGAGGAGCGCGACGATATAGGCGCGTCGTCTCGGAGCCGCGCGTCACGTCCGTCCGACTCGCCACCGACTCGCCACCGACTCGCCAACAACTCCCCACCCACTCGCCACCGACTCGCCAACAACTCCCCACCCACTCGCCACCGACTCGCCAACAACTCCCCACCCACTCGCCACCGACTCGCCAACAACTCCCCACCCACTCGCTCGCGGCTCCTACGACTCGTTCTCCACCGCGTCCAGCAGCGTGAACGTCCGCTCGACCAACTCCGCGGGGTCGCGAGCGACGAGTTTGACGATGCGCTCCTTGCCGACCGCGCCGCGGTCGACGACGGCGACGGGCGTCGGCTCGTCGGCGTCGCGCGTGCCGAACGCCTGTCGCGCACCCCACCCCATCGTGTTGCCCTCCTCGTCGGACTCGGGCTCTACCGAGCGGTCGTACTCCGCGACCGGCCCGTCGAGTGCCGACAGCGCGGTCTCCACGTCGTCGGCGAACCGACAGTTGACCGCGAAGCGGAGTGCCGGGTCCGACTCGCGGGCGGCCAGCAGGAAGCGCGCGACGTGGCTCGACGCGCCCAGCCGGACCCCTCGGTTCGGGTTGACCCCCGAGAGCGTCCGGGTGATGCGACCCTCGACGGCCGCGGTCTCGTCGACGGCCTCGGCAGCGGGGGTCGCGCCGACGACGTTCATTCCGACCTCGGGGACGAGTGCCGACACGTCGCGGGCGACGAACCGCTCGACCACGCTCGCGACGTCCTCGACGACGCGGTGACGGTCGGCTTCTTCGCGCAGGCCGACCAGATGGTGGACCGCGCCGGGTCCGTCGCCGACGTCGAGGTTGTAGCGGACCGCCCGCTGGAGGAAGTCGGTCCCGCGCTCGACGGCACTCACGAGGTCGTCGCCGTGGGCCAGTCGGGCCGCGATGGCACTGGAGAGCGTGCAGCCGGAGCCGTGGGTCGCGTCGGTGTCGACGCGGGAGTGTTCGAAGCGGTGGACTCCCTCGTCCGAAACCAACACGTCGACCACGCGGTCGCCGCCGAGATGGCCACCCTTCACGAGCGCGGCGTCCGCCCCCAGCTCGACGAGCCGTTCGCCGGCGGCTTCCGCGGACGCCGCGTCGGTCACGTCGAGACCGGTCAGGACGTCCGCCTCGTCGGCGTTCGGCGTCACGAGCGTCGCGGCCGCGACGAGGTCCTCGTAGGCCAACTCGGCATCCGGGGAGAGCAGGCGGTCGCCCGACGTGGCGACCATCACCGGGTCGACGACGAGCGGGGCGTCGACGGCCGCGAGTCCGTCGGCGACGGTGCGAACCACGTCGGCCGTCGCCAACATCCCGGTCTTGACCGCGGCGACGGCGAAGTCGTCGCGGACGGCGTCGAGTTGGGCTTCGATCTCCTCGGTCGGCAGGACGTGCGAGGACTCGACGCCGCGGGTGTTCTGTGCGGTGACGGCGGTCACGACGGAGGTGCCGAAGACGCCGTGGGCCTCCATCGTCTTCAGGTCCGCTTGGATGCCCGCGCCGCCGCCGGAGTCGCTGCCAGCGACGGTCAGCGCGACGGGCGGCGAGACGGGTGCAGGTCGGCGCATCAGGCCCCTCCCTCCGTAACCTCGCCCCCTGCCCCCAGCTTCTCCATGTACTCCTCGAACGTCCCCCAGAACGGGTCGACCTCGGGATGGGGGACGTCCTCGCCGTCGACGCGGAGGCCCGAGCCTTCGACGACGGTGCCGACGGCGGCCGCGGGGATTCCCTCGGCCTCGAGCGAGGCGAGGACGGCATCGACGTCGTCGGGGTCGACCGTCGCCAGGAGCGTCCCCTCGCTGATGGAGTGCCACGGGTCGATGCCGAAGAAGTCGCAGGCCTCGCGGACGCCCGGCATGACCGGCACTAGGTCGCGGTCGATGTCGATACCGACGTCGGCGGCACGGGCGAGTTCGTACAGCCCGCCGTAGACGCCGCACTCCGTCGCGTCGTGCATCGCCGTGACGTTTCCGGCGGCCGCCGCGACCAGCGCGTCCTTCACGGGACTCATGTCGTAGAAGCGGTCCTGGGCGGCCTCGACCGTCTCCGCGGCGAGGTCGCTGTCGCGGAGCAGCGGTTCGAACTGGATGCTCAGGAGACCGGTCGCCTCGATTGCGGGTCCCTTCGTGACGACGACGGTGTCGCCGACGCGCGCACCGTCCGGGCGGACGAGGTTCGCGTGGTCGCCGACGGCGACGCTCGTCGCGCCGCCGACCATCGGATAGTTACAGCCGGCATAGCGGGCGGTGTGGCCCGTGACGATGCTCACGCCCAGCCCGCGCGCTTCGGCGTCGAACGTCTCGAACAGCGTCCGACACTGCTCGTCGGTGATCTCGGGCGGGAGGTTGAAGTCGACGGCGAGATGCGTCGGCGGAAGCCCGGAGACGGCCACGTCGCTCACGAGGATGTGGAACGCGAACCACGCCGCCCGCTCGAAGCCGAGCGACGGCAGGACGAACACCGGGTCCGTCGCCATCGCGACGGCCTTCCCACCCACGTCGACGACGCCGAAGTCGACGCCGTGTTGCGGTGCGAGCCGCACGTCGTCGCGCTCCGCGCCCAGATTCGGATACACGTACTCGTCGAAGAACGCCCGGTCTATCTTGCCGAGTTCGGACATACTCGGTGGTATTCTCTGGTGGTACAAAGCTGTGTGCTTCGTCGTTCCCTCCGCCGTTCGCTCCGCCACTCCGCGCGAGCGCGCTCCCCTCGCACACCCGACCAACCCTCTTTTGTCCGGTTGGCCACTATCCGACCACGATGAGCCAGAAGTCCGCAGACCAGATCACGGTGTATTCGGACTACGTCTGTCCGTTCTGCTATCTCGGCCGCCACTCGCTGCAACAGTATCAGGAGACCCGCGAGGAGGCACTCGAGATCGACTGGCACCCGTTTGACCTCCGAAGCCAGAAGCGTAAGCCGGACGGCAGCATCGACTTCTCGGTCGACGACGGCAAGGACGAGGACTACTACGAGCAGGCCAAAGAGAACGTCCGCCGCCTGCAGGAGAAGTACGACGTCGAGATGACGCTCGACATCGCCACCGACATCGACTCGCTGCCCGCCCAGATTGCCTCCTACTACGTCAAGCAGCACTACGACACCGACACCTGGCTCGACTTCGACGTGGCCGTCTTCGAGTCACTCTGGAAGGAGGGCAAGGACATCGGTGATGAGGAGCTGCTCGTCGAACTCGCCGAAGACGCGGGCGTCGCTGGCGACGAGATCCGGTCGGCACTCGACGACGAGGCGTTGCGCGCGGAGGTCCGCGAGCAGTTCACCGAAGCACAGCAGAGCGGCGTTACCGGCGTGCCGACGTTCGCCTACGAGGGCTACGCTGCTCGCGGTGCCGTGCCACCCGAACAGCTCGAACGGCTGGTCGAGGGAACTTAGAGCGGCTGGTCACAGCGCGGACACGTCGACCGCGCCTCGGTCGCGATGGGTCTGAACCCGCAGTGGGCACATTCGTACCACGCGACCATCCCGTCGAACGCTTCCTGTTTGTCCATAACGATTTATGGTTATCGACTAAGTTAACCGTTGGCCACGGTTCTCGCTCGACGGGAACGAAGCGGCCGGAGGGACCGCTGTGGGGCCGGTGGGGCCGAATCCGAGGACTGCTCAGTTCTCGCCGACGAGCGGCTGCTCGAGCCACTCTTCGGCCCACGCCTCGATCTCCTCGAAGACGGGGGCGAGCGAGCAGCCCTTCTCGGTGAGGCTGTAGTACGTCGCGACCGGCGAGTCCTCCTCCAGCCGCCGGTTGACGAAGCCGGTCTCTTGGAGGTCTTCGAGGACGCGCGAGAGCGTCCGCGAACTCGCACCCGTCGACCGCTTGAGTTCGTTGAACCGCTTCTCGCCCTCTTGGAGGTCGTGGAGTACGATGAGTCGCCACTGCGACCCGATCTGCTGGATCGAGTCGATGACCGAGCACGGTCCCACGAGTTCCTCGTCTTCGATGTCGTTGATCGCCATCTCTATCCACCCCAACGCCCTCCGAGTATAAACCGGTTCGGAACCGAACCTGGTTCGAAATCGCGTCTCGTGTCGGATAGCTACCGGACTGAGGACGACTATATCTCTGCAGAAGACGTATGAGGGTGGTATGCAATCCGTCTC includes these proteins:
- a CDS encoding winged helix-turn-helix transcriptional regulator; this encodes MAINDIEDEELVGPCSVIDSIQQIGSQWRLIVLHDLQEGEKRFNELKRSTGASSRTLSRVLEDLQETGFVNRRLEEDSPVATYYSLTEKGCSLAPVFEEIEAWAEEWLEQPLVGEN
- a CDS encoding DUF7536 family protein yields the protein MSDDIPERPPSGGLVQALNVPRNATIGVAVGLLLAVSVYLIRVFELLGPVLGTREYPILGPQGWFVFLAFVLATTSAMLVTALLTLVSAYRLAQEV
- a CDS encoding DUF7129 domain-containing putative zinc-binding protein, which encodes MDKQEAFDGMVAWYECAHCGFRPIATEARSTCPRCDQPL
- a CDS encoding potassium channel family protein — protein: MDPRDVEYEPVSVKAVLAEMKDTAELLIDLSYSAVLHRSTDIAEEVLELEDRMDVLQLQARMSLLMAARTPDDAEALAPVLGVVGAAEKISDAAGDIAKIVLEDIGLPDAMRAALPEAVETVVRGTVAADSAYAGETLAAVNMETETGVRVIAIRRQGDWITNPDHETTLEAGDVVLLRGLEEGIATVYETATGTAYEPPEISESTIEDLERAVDSIVLMKNMSELAVDLAYGAVLFDSEGVAEEVAELEAEVDALESRFEAWTLRAASRVEDPISLRGLMHLAGATEVISDAALEISEGVLRGMDTHPVVAAAVEESDEIIVRLTVGAGSPLANATLGDKMVRTETGMRVIAVRRPDGGEWVVSPGPATKLTPGDVIIAKGTRAAAEQLSELAGEPQDYHD
- a CDS encoding AIR synthase family protein, producing MSELGKIDRAFFDEYVYPNLGAERDDVRLAPQHGVDFGVVDVGGKAVAMATDPVFVLPSLGFERAAWFAFHILVSDVAVSGLPPTHLAVDFNLPPEITDEQCRTLFETFDAEARGLGVSIVTGHTARYAGCNYPMVGGATSVAVGDHANLVRPDGARVGDTVVVTKGPAIEATGLLSIQFEPLLRDSDLAAETVEAAQDRFYDMSPVKDALVAAAAGNVTAMHDATECGVYGGLYELARAADVGIDIDRDLVPVMPGVREACDFFGIDPWHSISEGTLLATVDPDDVDAVLASLEAEGIPAAAVGTVVEGSGLRVDGEDVPHPEVDPFWGTFEEYMEKLGAGGEVTEGGA
- the thiD gene encoding bifunctional hydroxymethylpyrimidine kinase/phosphomethylpyrimidine kinase, which produces MRRPAPVSPPVALTVAGSDSGGGAGIQADLKTMEAHGVFGTSVVTAVTAQNTRGVESSHVLPTEEIEAQLDAVRDDFAVAAVKTGMLATADVVRTVADGLAAVDAPLVVDPVMVATSGDRLLSPDAELAYEDLVAAATLVTPNADEADVLTGLDVTDAASAEAAGERLVELGADAALVKGGHLGGDRVVDVLVSDEGVHRFEHSRVDTDATHGSGCTLSSAIAARLAHGDDLVSAVERGTDFLQRAVRYNLDVGDGPGAVHHLVGLREEADRHRVVEDVASVVERFVARDVSALVPEVGMNVVGATPAAEAVDETAAVEGRITRTLSGVNPNRGVRLGASSHVARFLLAARESDPALRFAVNCRFADDVETALSALDGPVAEYDRSVEPESDEEGNTMGWGARQAFGTRDADEPTPVAVVDRGAVGKERIVKLVARDPAELVERTFTLLDAVENES
- a CDS encoding DsbA family oxidoreductase gives rise to the protein MSQKSADQITVYSDYVCPFCYLGRHSLQQYQETREEALEIDWHPFDLRSQKRKPDGSIDFSVDDGKDEDYYEQAKENVRRLQEKYDVEMTLDIATDIDSLPAQIASYYVKQHYDTDTWLDFDVAVFESLWKEGKDIGDEELLVELAEDAGVAGDEIRSALDDEALRAEVREQFTEAQQSGVTGVPTFAYEGYAARGAVPPEQLERLVEGT
- the citZ gene encoding citrate synthase, which gives rise to MSDELKRGLEGVLVAESELSFIDGDAGKLVYRGYTIEDLARNASYEEVVYLLWHGELPTREELESFRETMAAERELADGVHETVRELAEQDEDPMAALRTIVSDFSAYDADADGFENVTDDEANIRKACRITSKIPTALAAFQRIRQGDDPVAPREDLTHAANFLYMLNDEEPDEVLAETFDMALVLHADHGLNASTFSAMVTASTLTDLHSAVTSAVGTLAGSLHGGANQNVMRMLKEVDEADMEPTEWVVKALEEGRRVPGFGHRVYNVKDPRAKILGEKSEALGEAAGDMKWYDMSVAIEEYIGEEKGLAPNVDFYSASTYYQMGIPVDIYTPIFAMSRVSGWIAHVFEQYDDNRLIRPRARYIGETEQEFVPLDER